The sequence atgtatttctttattatttttgtgcttatCCACTAGTCATCAGGATAAGTATGTATCTTTAGCAAATTCCCCCAAAATACTAAAGCTCTAATACTTAACATCTTAGTTATTGTAGCTAGTAAGATTATAAAGCCCTGAGGGTCTTATTTATGTAATCTGCTGCTCAAATACCTGCCTTACACAACAAGTTTTCATCCTGAAACgatcaaatgaaaaacaaagaacatcTTAGACATGCTTGTCAATCAGATACTACGCAACAGATATAAATTAATTTGGAAATCTTGTGTGACCTGGAAAGTTATATCAGAGATTTCCAATAAGATATAATAAATGTGTAGAATGTAGATATTTAatccgtttttttttgttatggatCACATGCAGCAGTTTATGTTTTCCTTACAAACTATCTTACAAATTCATGATCATGTACTCAAACGCCTCTATCTTCTGGCGGGTGTTGCCTCTGCGGATCTTGCGGTACGACACGGTGCTGTATTTGGAGGAAGAGAGGTGGTTAAAGGATTTCTCGGGGTCGGCGCTGCCATGGGACCTCTTAGGCAGAGGCAGAGTGGAGTAGCCTGGACTCGGGTTTTGATGAAACCCCATCGGGGCATGAAAGTTGTGGTCCTGCTGTGGGTCCTCGTCCAACCGAAGCTGCTTGTCACCTGTTATCTGGAGTTCAGCACTTGACACTCGCTCTGAGACGTCTGCCTCCACACTCAGCCTTGTATCAGTCTCCTTGTTAGTTACATCAGAGCTTTCAAGGTTTGGTGTCACTTCTTCCTTCTCAGCTGGTAGATTGCCTGAAACGAAAAGAAGAGcataaatcttttttgttttctgtaaacaaaATCTCTTCCTAAAACAATCTTATTTCTCTGCACGATCACACGGGGCGGAGCGGAGGGCGGCCTCTGGGGCTTCAGCCCTGAATTTTTTCTCTAAAGTCCTGAATCTGTACTATTCCCTTAATAAATCTAATATAACTGCGCCAGTTTCTCTGTTGTTCCTCAATGCCAGAATGATGTCTAATGCCCACATCTCTTTGACGTAGAATACTGACGTCAGATgacattgatattttgttggttttaagttggTTAAGTAACTAATATCCCACATCTTCCAAAAGTCTCATGGCAATGCCACCTTGGCATTGGATAATGTCTGtaaaacttcataattttaaTGTCCACAGAACATGAAATtctaatgtcatttaaaatgacGATAATCTGATTTTCCTTCCAACCAAAATTGAATGTCTGTCTGGCGTAAGAGTCCAATGATGCCATATTTATGTCCGGTGCCAGCTGGACAGTGTTGAAGGGTACATTTACGTTGCATTGTTTGGGATCCTTGATTTGCATTTAGAGCAGCTTAGATTATTATGGTTTAGATTTAAATATAGCAGATTTGTCAGCTAAATATTCACTGTGTGAACTCTTTTCCAGCATAATATAACAAAACTAAGTTTCATGATTagtaatgccaaatttctaccCCACCTATTTTATGTAACTGAAAAAATGTGGTAACACCACACAAATGTTTCCTTATTTGGAGTTTTTTGGAGGCAGGAGTGAAAATTAGTCATCCTCAATATTTGCTGTGTTATGGTTTCAGAATGATGAAGACAGTTGGagaacaattagatataaaatagGATGTTGGCTCAAAAggattatattatttttttctctgcaactATAATTTCTTCCCAAATGATGTAcagatttttaggcattttttaaaaatctcatatTGTACATGGGAAAAAGATCTCCCTCAGACCCCCCTTGGCCCCCTGGGCTAAGCACTGAACGCCTGGCTCCGCCCCCTGATGAACTTTATGTATCCTAAATTTAAATCATTGAATGCAATggtgttttcatttattaaataattatcatAGTTATTTCAACAATTATGTTCAGCATTATATCTTAAAATGTTAACATCGGGTTCCAACCCTGCACTTACCTTGTTCTGCAGATATATTTagctgtgtttgcatgtctgCATCTGTGCCGTTTAGTGATCCTCCACAGGCACTCGCTGACATCTCTGGAGTTGGATCAGACGTTGCTCCTGAATCTGCAGGATCAGACTGATCCATAGGTTCAGTTTTTGGTGTCTGGAGCTCTTTCTGTTCTTGTTCATTCAGAATGACCTGCTGAGTCACTTCCTTTTCCAAATCTGCAATTTCTTCGTCAATAATAGATATCTCTTCCCCTGTATCATCCTCACCAGTTGCCACACTGTTAACAAGCTGCTCACATTTGTCGGCACCAAAACCACATGATGTGTTTGCTTTTCCGTCCTGATGAACTTGGTCCTCGTCACTGTAGAACACAGAGTCATCTCCCTCCTCCATTGGCCACTCAACTCTTTCCTCAGGTTCCTCCGGGGTCTGAAGGGCCTCTAGAGAGATCCCTCCAATGATCTCCAGTACCTGGGATGCCAGTGCATCTTCTTCTGCTGTGAGCCTCGGGAGCTCTGGTGGCATTGTGCTCGTCTCCATCTCCATATGTctgattttctttctcctgATACTGAAAATAGTCACACTTCTACGCtcttagctgtttttgcaaattgaaTCAAAATTTAAGCAACCTCAGACTTGTCATTGTCGCATCATCTGCTCCAGCGTAATACTTTTTATCCTACATTGTCAAAGAGTGAAGAAAGAATCCATCCTGCATCTCACTCAGCAGTGCAAGGTCAAGCTCACTTGTGTGCTCTCTAGTGCCAGTACCatgtaaatctgtgtgtgtgttgaatcaCAGAAGAACAGGCGTTTTGTTTTGGCCCCAACAAAGACTCTTTGTGACTCTGGCATCTGCATATGAAGTGATTGTACTCATTCTTTGATAATCTCTGCTGGGTGACCACGTTCATTCTGTTACGTTTTGAGGATTAACGTTCTCCTATAGGTTTTCGGTATATACAACCCCACCTGAACCAACAGTAGATTGGACATGTGCTGAAGCTAAGCCCTGTTCACTCGCTGATTTATAAGTGCATATAAATACCACTGCGTCTTAAGTAAGATGCTGATATAACAGTCTGAAAACGTACACCATGCTCAACACACAACATCAGCACTGTTTGAGCTACAAGGCTGCAAAATTCTCCAATATTTCCAGtacttcacaaaaaaagacaggattagacattttttgatgGGCCCACCCCTAGGTTGGGAATCATGTTACTGTGTATAAAGTAGTTAAAGCAAGGTCAAACTCAAAAAGCTACACTATAAAGTACTTTTTACACAATGATACATAATCCAATAATCCAATGATAATCCAATAATGTTGTAAGGAGATAATTTTACTGCAGAactaccttttttaaaaaaaatttataactttttgcacttttagcaGCTTTTGCTCATTTAGAATACCTCTGTACTCTGTAGGATTTTgtatgcaggacttttattttacattattggTTTAGTACTTTTAGTTAAGTATGTGAACACTAGTATGGAGTACTACtggtactactactactagtacgGAGTACTACCTGCTCTTAAGTTATAAAAACGTACTGTTTTTACGACTCAAGAGCAGGTGAAAAAAAGGGATAGTTTTTCtaagttactttaaaaaatgatttgtagaATAGTAGGTAAACCAGTTTTagcataccaaaaaaaaagggttgcgataatatttttttcttaacgactttgtttttcatctgtGAAAACAGGCGGAAAAAGTTTTGGCAGGTGACGTGTTTTTGGTCAGgatcattgtttgtttgtttttgtaatactCATTTTGGCCACAAGAGGCTGAAGTGCACCACtaatccatgttttaaaaagtacatgtaTTGTGTGTTAGCAAGTTGCCTTGTGTTTAGAGAGCATgggtaaaaaattaaaactcaactagaaaaaatgtgaatgcCTATAGTCTTATTCAGAACATGGGATAATTTTGCACTCCCGCCTCCTGTGGCTGAAAGGAGTATTACAActacaaacacaccaaaaaaaaaaaaaaaaaaaaaaaaaatcaaaaatcacctGGCAAACTTTTTGCCACTTGTTTCACTGATTCATTTTAAGGAACTCTTGACAAAACCtttattaatactttttttcatgaacaaaacatttttactcagGGAAAGCACTTAttaaattgatattgatatCAGTAAAGATGGCTTAGTCCCATAAGTGTTCCACTCAGATACTCCAGTGAGCCAGCATACACAGTGCCAGCACCTCCCCTGAGTGCAGTGCAGCCTTTGCTTCTCTTACCATAAATGCAGAATgtctgctgagaaaaaaaggtctatttAGATTAGACTTAGAAAATGGATCGCCAGAATTTTTTTGCAGGGCCTCCACAGCACATTGTCTTCATGCGACACAACTTTTCATAATAAATGAACCACTGAACTATTTAATTATCAGCTTCATAACAAAAAAGTCAGATAGaagtaatgtttttgttatgtttctctctgcatccctgtgtttgctgctttaaaatgaagtgtgttATCCTTTCTGTGAATGGTAGCCATCAAttgcaggaaaacacactttaattCACCATGGCGTGATGATGgtagctctctctctcactcttgctctttctctcgctttctttctctctctttagcAGTGGCAGCAACAGCAGGAAAGAAGTGAGACATATGACAGGAAATGTGTGGGGtttctattctgttctattcAAGTGTTATAGCTTAACTTTTTACAAGCTAATGTGCACTGCCCAGAATAATCTTTGTTTATGTACATGAGTAAATTGTGTGTAATGCCTTCATCATCAACAGAAATCTTCAACAGCTCACTTTGTAGTAAGTCACTTCTTTGTGTGTAACTTCAGAATGAGTGCTCATTATTATCTGAAGCAAAACTCTGGTGGCTTTCCAAGACttcaaagtttattattttattaaaagtcCTTTGCATTCAGATTTTCTTGatttaatatcaaaaaataaatcatgacaCTCTCCAGAAAGTTGCATTTTCTACCAACTGAAAGTGAGACACACTTAAGCACATTCAGAATTTACAAGAAACCTCATCAGTGTTTCTCAACCAACACCGAAAGTTGTATTCAGCCTGAATATAACgcttaaaatgaaaacagttaaGTAGCACCTCTTGTACCCACATCCTGTTTTGAGCTGAGCAGACATCTATACTAAGTAGAGCTTTGGGTTTGGTTTTCAGCACCTGAATGTGACAGAAGTATTGTTTCAATGTCTATAAAATGAATGCGTTTTAGGTCActgtctcattttaaaaattcaaggTGCTACTCGAATACAGCTACTGTATTTCAGACTGTTCTGATTAATGCTGATCACGCTGTGATTAtggcatggaaaaaaaatgtcagtctttCATTCAAGATAGCAGGATCTCATCTATGTACAGATTTTCATAATGCTTTTGTGCCAGCACAAGCAGTGATCCAGGTGGACCCATAAGGCTCAGGACCTGTTTGGGTAAACTTTGACCTTGACAAAAGCCAAGAACCCAAATGTCTGTCGTGTCTGTGTTCCTTTGAGGGCCAAAAAGAGTTAACCCAACCTTCGGTGTGGGTAAACATTTCATTACAGAATCTATTTCTCTCTGCAACAAGAGCATGAGAAGCCTGGTTAACCCTTCCAGTAGACACAAGGAGCATGTGAACAACaagtcactgtgtgtttgtccccgtctcctcctcttcaacTGATCGTTGTAGTCCAGGAAGTAACTTCAGGATGTGTTTGCGAACACTGCCTCTCCTGCTTTTACGGGGTAGGGTACCGAACAAGGAGGAGAACTTTGTTTCCTCccaggaaggagagagggagctgctgctgctggccaaactggagctgctggagcgGCAGAGGGATTGGTGATGACTATTGGAGCTGTAGGAGAACCTGCGGGAGCCGTCCTGCGATGGGAAATCTCTGGAGAAGAAGCAGCTATCATCTGAGGTGCTGGCTGCACTGCATGGACTGGGAGAGCACAGATCGCCAAACACACTGGCCTGGTCACTGTCATCTGTCATCCCGCTCCTGTAACTGCTGTCACTAGAAAAACGCCGGCCACAGCGGCCTGTGGAGGTGCTCACACTTGTTGAAGAGTCCATTGAGAGGTGGAGGCTGCTGTTGttcaaattacctgaaaacataaCAGAGTCCCagttaaagaaaaactgcagctgaCGAGAAGTTTGCAACAGGAAGTTCGTCAGTCTATGTTCATTTCTCAGGGG is a genomic window of Plectropomus leopardus isolate mb chromosome 10, YSFRI_Pleo_2.0, whole genome shotgun sequence containing:
- the LOC121949551 gene encoding ermin-like gives rise to the protein MEMETSTMPPELPRLTAEEDALASQVLEIIGGISLEALQTPEEPEERVEWPMEEGDDSVFYSDEDQVHQDGKANTSCGFGADKCEQLVNSVATGEDDTGEEISIIDEEIADLEKEVTQQVILNEQEQKELQTPKTEPMDQSDPADSGATSDPTPEMSASACGGSLNGTDADMQTQLNISAEQGNLPAEKEEVTPNLESSDVTNKETDTRLSVEADVSERVSSAELQITGDKQLRLDEDPQQDHNFHAPMGFHQNPSPGYSTLPLPKRSHGSADPEKSFNHLSSSKYSTVSYRKIRRGNTRQKIEAFEYMIMNL